One stretch of Trichomycterus rosablanca isolate fTriRos1 chromosome 3, fTriRos1.hap1, whole genome shotgun sequence DNA includes these proteins:
- the grb7 gene encoding growth factor receptor-bound protein 7, translated as MQVGRRWSEVFNRTVNENMLKEERSPMKSSFISIGPSTLRSQPLTIRNYSSRVQSRPLSMPSIPNPFPELCSPSHSPVRIGSLVTTPTDEDTHVVRVFGEGTHSRSVLVSSGATARDVCHILVESTHSMDEENWALIEQHPSLGLERCLEDHEVVSQVQSSWPQDGDTKLVFRKNYAKYEFFKKPAQFFPESMISDSTDVKSGMTPSLLVQSMLKCGSCPEIQGYLHVREAGKKSWKKLFFILRRSGFYCSTKASSKEPRHLQCVADLEDISLYTVSNSRKLYSSPKVYTFCIKTCRGRFESQELKLLCAENEQYKTCWVTAFRLFKYGKQLQCNYLLAQANPNLQIPPRKRVDGDESMVAMDFSGKSGGRVILNPREAQNAEQEEGYNWRKREALRYSLQNSSQGSRPTAVHQAQPWFHGGVSRTEAQKLLEEQGQVDGMFLIRDSQLHPQCFVLSLCHQRKTKHYLLIPCEEDGRQYYTMDDGVTLFIDLLQLVEFHQINRGILPVCLKHPCTRIVL; from the exons ATGCAGGTGGGTCGTCGTTGGTCGGAGGTCTTTAACAGAACAGTGAATGAGAACATGCTTAAAGAGGAAAGGTCTCCGATGAAGAGTTCCTTTATCTCTATCGGTCCCTCAACACTGCGATCACAACCACTCACCATCAGGAACTACAG CTCCAGAGTACAGTCCAGACCTTTGTCAATGCCTTCCATACCCAATCCCTTCCCAGAACTATGTAGCCCATCCCACTCACCAGTTCGGATTGGTTCACTGGTAACAACACCCACTGATGAAGACACCCAT GTGGTGAGAGTGTTTGGTGAGGGAACACACAGCCGTTCTGTTCTGGTGTCATCTGGGGCAACAGCACGTGATGTGTGTCATATTTTGGTGGAGTCGACCCACAGCATGGATGAGGAGAACTGGGCGCTGATCGAGCAGCACCCATCATTAGGGCTAG AGCGCTGCTTGGAGGATCATGAAGTGGTGTCACAGGTGCAGTCCTCCTGGCCACAAGATGGTGACACCAAACTGGTCTTCCGTAAAAACTACGCCAAATATGAATTCTTCAAAAAGCCAGCG CAATTTTTCCCAGAGAGCATGATCTCTGACAGCACTGATGTAAAGTCAGGAATGACCCCATCACTGCTAGTCCAG AGTATGCTGAAGTGTGGATCATGTCCAGAAATTCAGGGATATCTGCATGTACGGGAAGCAGGAAAGAAGTCCTGGAAGAAACTTTTTTTCATTCTACGACGTTCAGGATTCTACTGTTCCACCAAGGCCTCATCTAAG gaACCTCGACACCTTCAGTGTGTAGCTGATCTAGAGGATATCAGTTTGTACACAGTTAGCAACAGCCGGAAACTTTACAGCTCTCCCAAAGTGTACACTTTCTGCATAAAG ACTTGTAGAGGCAGGTTCGAGTCTCAGGAACTGAAGCTGTTGTGTGCAGAGAATGAGCAATATAAAACCTGCTGGGTTACGGCCTTCAGACTGTTTAAG TATGGAAAGCAGCTTCAGTGTAATTACCTGTTGGCACAGGCTAATCCCAACCTACAGATCCCACCACGAaag CGGGTGGACGGTGATGAGTCAATGGTAGCGATGGACTTCTCAGGTAAAAGTGGTGGCCGGGTGATCCTAAACCCCAGAGAGGCTCAGAATGCAGAGCAAGAGGAGGGTTATAACTGGAgg AAGAGAGAAGCACTGAGATACAGTTTACAGAACAGCAGCCAGGGGTCACGACCTACCG CTGTGCACCAGGCTCAACCCTGGTTCCATGGTGGTGTGTCCCGAACAGAAGCCCAGAAACTGTTGGAGGAGCAGGGTCAGGTGGATGG AATGTTTTTAATTCGGGACAGTCAGCTGCACCCTCAGTGTTTTGTGTTGTCACTGTGCCATCAACGAAAGACCAAACATTACCTGCTTATTCCT tgcgAGGAGGATGGCCGGCAGTACTACACGATGGATGATGGAGTCACACTATTCATCGACCTCCTTCAGCTGGTGGAGTTTCATCAGATTAACCGGGGTATTCTCCCAGTCTGCCTCAAACACCCATGCACTCGCATCGTGCTCTGA